A genomic region of Castor canadensis chromosome 16, mCasCan1.hap1v2, whole genome shotgun sequence contains the following coding sequences:
- the Gpi gene encoding glucose-6-phosphate isomerase, translated as MAALTRNPHFQKLQDWHREHVSELNLRHLFEGDKERFGRFSLTLNTSHGQILVDYSKNLVTEDVMQMLVDLAKSRGVEAAREHMFNGEKINYTEDRAVLHVALRNRSNTPIVVDGKDVMPEVNRVLEKMKSFCQRVRSGDWKGYTGKSITDVINIGIGGSDLGPLMVTEALKPYSSGGPRVWFVSNIDGTHIAKTLANLNPESSLFIIASKTFTTQETITNAETAKEWFLTSAKDTSAVAKHFVALSTNTTKVKEFGIDPQNMFEFWDWVGGRYSLWSAIGLSIALHVGFNNFEQLLSGAHWMDQHFRNTPLEKNAPVLLALLGIWYINCFGCETQAMLPYDQYLHRFAAYFQQGDMESNGKYITKSGARVDHQTGPIVWGEPGTNGQHAFYQLIHQGTKMIPCDFLIPVQTQHPIRKGLHHKILLANFLAQTEALMKGKLPEEARKELQAAGKSPELLEKLLPHKVFEGNRPTNSIVFTKLTPFMLGALIALYEHKIFVQGIIWDINSFDQWGVELGKQLAKKIEPELEGSSAVTSHDSSTNGLINFIKQQREAKAE; from the exons ATGGCCGCGCTCACCCGGAACCCGCACTTCCAGAAGCTGCAGGACTGGCACCGCGAGCACGTCTCTGAGCTCAACCTGCGCCACCTTTTCGAAGGCGACAAGGAGCGCTTCGGCCGCTTCAG CTTGACCCTCAACACCAGCCATggacagattctggtggattactcCAAGAACCTTGTGACAGAGGACGTGATGCAGATGCTGGTGGACCTG GCCAAGTCCAGGGGCGTGGAGGCTGCCCGAGAGCACATGTTCAATGGTGAGAAGATTAATTACACCGAG GATCGGGCAGTGCTGCATGTGGCCCTTCGGAACCGGTCAAACACCCCCATTGTGGTCGACGGCAAGGATGTGATGCCAGAGGTCAATAGGGTTCTGGAGAAGATGAAATCTTTCTGCCAG CGTGTCCGGAGCGGTGACTGGAAGGGCTACACAGGCAAGTCCATCACAGACGTCATCAACATCGGCATCGGAGGCTCTGACCTG GGTCCCCTCATGGTGACTGAAGCCCTGAAGCCGTACTCCTCAGGAGGTCCCCGTGTCTGGTTTGTCTCCAACATCGATGGCACCCACATTGCCaaaaccctggcaaacctgaaccCAGAATCGTCTCTGTTTATCATCGCTTCCAAG ACTTTTACTACCCAGGAGACTATCACGAACGCAGAAACGGCGAAGGAGTGGTTTCTCACGTCGGCCAAGGAT ACCTCGGCAGTCGCAAAGCACTTTGTGGCCCTGTCTACCAACACA ACCAAAGTGAAGGAGTTTGGAATTGACCCTCAAAACATGTTTGAATTTTGGGAT tGGGTAGGTGGACGCTACTCGCTGTGGTCTGCCATCGGGCTCTCCATTGCCCTGCACGTGG GTTTTAACAACTTCGAGCAGCTGCTCTCCGGGGCTCACTGGATG GACCAGCACTTCCGAAACACGCCCCTGGAGAAGAATGCCCCCGTTCTGCTGGCTCTGCTGGGGATCTGGTACATCAACTGCTTCGGGTGTGAGACGCAGGCCATGCTGCCCTATGACCAGTACCTGCACCGTTTCGCTGCCTACTTCCAGCAG GGCGACATGGAGTCTAATGGAAAGTACATCACCAAGTCCGGCGCCCGTGTGGACCACCAGACGGGCCCCATTGTGTGGGGGGAGCCAGGGACCAATGGTCAGCATGCGTTCTACCAGCTCATCCACCAAG GCACCAAGATGATACCCTGTGACTTCCTCATCCCGGTCCAGACCCAGCACCCCATCCGGAAGGGTTTGCATCACAAG ATCCTCCTGGCTAACTTCTTAGCCCAGACTGAGGCCCTGATGAAGGGGAAGTTGCCCGAGGAGGCCCGGAAGGAGCTGCAGGCCGCAGGGAAGAGTCCAGAGTTGCTTGAGAAGCTGTTGCCACACAAG GTCTTCGAAGGAAACCGCCCTACCAATTCTATTGTGTTCACCAAGCTCACGCCATTCATGCTTGGAGCCTTGATCG CCCTGTACGAGCACAAGATCTTCGTTCAAGGCATCATCTGGGATATCAACAGCTTTGACCAGTGGGG TGTGGAGCTGGGGAAGCAGCTGGCCAAGAAGATCGAGCCCGAGCTTGAGGGCAGCTCTGCGGTGACCTCACACGACTCCTCCACTAATGGACTTATTAACTTCATCAAGCAGCAGCGGGAGGCCAAAGCTGAGTGA